The Salinirubellus salinus genome segment GTTCCGGGATGCTCCGTCGGGTGGCGACGGAGAACGGCACGCCAATCGTCACCGTCGAGATGGGCGAGGCGAACCGCTTCCAGCCGATGCTCATTGACCTCGGCGTGCAGGCCGTCGAGAACGTGCTGGCGGCCTACGAGATGTACCCCGAGGCGACACCACGGCGACCCGAGTTCCAGAAGGTCCTCACGAGCGACGACCAGAAGAAGTGGATCCGGGCCGACCACGGCGGGCTCGTGGAGATGAAGTGGGGACCGCTGCCCATCGTCGACGAGGGCGAGACCATCTGCGTCGTCTCCGACCACTTCAGGACCGAGGAGCACGTGGTCACCGCCCCGTTCGACGGCTTCCTCGCCGGTATCCTGGCGAACCCCCGGGTCCTCCCGGGACACCCGCTCGTCCACCTCGTCGAGATAACCGAGGAGGACCGCGAGCACGTGCGCCGCTCCTACGAACAGGTCGGCTTCGCCAGACACGGCACCTTCCACTGGATGGGGAAGATGGGCGAGCAGTTGGCCGAACCGCTCCTCGAAGACGGACCGGACGAGCACGCGGACGACGACTGACACACCCAACCCATGGCAACTGCTATCGACCCCAAGATCGAATCGCTCGCCGAAGACGCGTACCTGTACGGCCTCCAACAGGTCATCTTCTACGAGACACGCTACAATTACACCCAGAAGGAGGACAGCGACGTCTACGTCGGTATCAACCGGTGGGACCGGCCCAACGACGGCCAGCCGATAACGGCCGACTTCGAGGAGATCGTCACACCGAACGCGACCACGCTCTACGCGATGGCGTTCCTCGACCTCCAGGAGGAGCCGGTCGTCGTCGAGATGCCCGAGGTCACGGACCGGTACTTCTCGCTCCAGATGATGGACCAGTACGGGCAGTACTTCCACTTCGCTGGTAACCAGTTCGACGGCACCGACGCCCGGTCGTACCTTATACTGCCGGACAGGTACGAGGGGCTGGTTCCGGGCGAGTTCCCCACGACCGACGTCGTCGACGCACCGACGAAGACCGTCTTCGCCATCGTCCGCTACGCGCTCCACGATCCGACCGACGACGCCGAAGTCGCCCACGTCAACGACCTCCAGGAGCGGTCGACCATCACCCCGCTGGGCGAGTGGCTCGAGAACGACCACGCGGGCGTGCCACAGGCGGAACGGTCGGTCGTCCCAGGGGACTACGCGACGGTCCCGCGGATGGACGACCTCACGACCCGGCAGGTCGAGAAACAGACCGCGGAGGACTTCTTCACCCTCCTCGACCTCGTCCTGAACGACCCGAGCATGTCGCTCGTCGACGATTCGCTGGCGGAGCGAGAGATGCTCGACCGGCTGGCAGCGGTCGGCATCGGGCCGGGGATGGACTTCGAGTGGTCGGCACTCGACGGCCCCACGCAAGAGGCGTTGACCACCGGGGTCCAGAACGGCTTCGAGACGGTCAAGCGGACGGGCCGAGAGCGGCTCCAGGAGGTGAACGGCTGGATGTCGTTCGGAGCCGTTCGACGGGGGGCCTTCCGGACCGACTGGCTGACCCGCGCGGTCCTCGCCGACTTCGGCTGGGGCGGGCCGGACTGGATCGGCTCGCACACCGCGTTCTGGGGTTTCACCGACGCGAACGGCGACCCGCTGGACGGGTCGAAGCGCTACACCATCACGTTCGACCTGGACGACCTCCCGCCAGCGACCCAGTTCTGGTCGATACCCATCTACGACGAGCAGGGCTACTTCGTCGACAACGAACTCGACCGCTACAGCGTCAACTCGTTCATGCTCGACGAGGGGAGGCTCCACGTCGACGGCGGCGAACTCGTCGTCTACGTCCAGCACGAGAGACCGAGCGACCCCGATGCGGCGGAGAACTGGCTCCCGGCGCCCGAAGAGGGCTTCCGCTTCACGGCCCGGTTCTACGGCCCGCGCTGGTCGCTGATCGACGGGTCGTACGAGATGCCCCCGGTGGTCCCCGAGGCGGAGTGACCGACGATGGCCGTCGTCCTGGAATCGCTCGCGACGCTGTCGGTGCTCGTGTTCGTCGTCACCAGCATGCTGGCGATGGGGCTCAGCCTCACCGTCGGCCAGATACTCGACCCGCTCGGTGACCTGCGGCTCGTGGCGAAGGCGCTGGTCGCCAACTTCGTCCTCGTCCCCATCGTCGCGTACCTGATACTCCTCATGATTCCACTCACGGAGGCACAGTCGGTCGGGCTGATACTGCTGGCGACGGCCGCGGGCGCACCGTTCCTCCCGAAACTCGTTGAGGTGGCGAAGGCCGACGTGGCCTTCGGCGTCGGCCTGATGGTGCTCCTGATGGTGGTGACGGTCGCGTACGTCCCCATCGTGCTCCCGTTCCTCCTGCCCGGCGTGCAGGTGAACCCACTGGAGATCGCCAGTTCGCTCGTCGTCCTGATGCTCCTGCCGCTGGCCGCCGGCCTGTTCGTGAACGCCCGCTACGGCGACACGGCCGAGCGCCTCCAGCCGACCGTGAACCAGGTGTCCACCACCGCGCTCGTGTTTCTGGTGGTGCTGATGCTGGTCCTCAACTTCGAGACGCTACTCAGCGTCGTCGGGACCGGGGTCCTCGTCGCGTTCGCGATACTCATCGCCGTCTCGCTCGCCGTGGGCTGGCTGCTGGGTGGACCGGCGGCGGAGACCAGGCCGGTACTCGGACTCGGCACGGCACAGCGGAACGTCGCCGCCGCGCTCGTGGTCGGGGCGGCGAACTTCGACGACCCGAACGTCGTCGTGATGCTCGTCGTCGGGGCGACGCTGATGGGCCTGCTCATCGTCCTCGCGGGCGAACTGGGACGACGCACCGGGCGACAGCAGCCGTTGCCAATCACAGAGGAGGCGACCTATGAGGACTGACCCGGCCACCGTTCCCCCCGTCACGGTCGGTCGGTGTCGTCACCGGACTCGCATCGGAGGGTGAGCGGTCGTGCTGTCGGCCCTCGGTCCAGTCGTCGACGCGCTGTTCCTCGTGCTGGGCCGTCTCCAGGGGCTCCTCGTCGTGATCTCCATCGTGTGCATCATGGCCGCGATGGGGACCCAGTTGACCCGCGGCGACGTCCTTCGAACCATCCGGGAGTACGCCCTCGTCACGCGCTGGCTGGTCGCGAACCTGCTCGCGGTCCCCCTGTTCGCGCTCGTCCTCGGCGTCGTGTTCGGCCTCCCAGAACCCATCCTCGTCGGCCTGTTGCTCGTCGCCGTCGCGCCCGGTGCGCCGTTCATCCCGCAGCTCGTCGCGATGACCGGCGCGAACTCCCACGAGGCGACCCGGCTGACCGCCGCCCTCACCATCGTCGCCACGATGACCGTGCCGCTGTTGGTCGCGTTCACGCTGGCGCTGCTCGACGTCGATACCCGCTTCGCACCCTGGCGGTTCCTCCTCCCGCTGCTGGTGGTACTCGTGGTCCCGCTGTTCGTCGGTGGGTACCTTCGAGACCGGAGGCCGGCGTTCGCATCGGCACTCGCTCCCCGACTCACGGCACTCTCCAACCTGACGCTGCTCGCGGCGCTCGTCGTCGTGCCGCTCTTGGACCCCGGAGCGACGCTCCGCGTGTTCGCCACGCTGCTCGGGACGGGGGCGCTGCTCGTGATGGCGGTGTTCGTGCTGCTGACGATCCTCGTCGGGTGGGTCGTGGGCGGGCCGACTCGCCAGAACCGACGGATACTCGCACTCGGGACGGCGGGGCGGAACGTCAACGTCGCGCTGTTCATCGCGACGGGTGCGTTCCCCGCCTCGGAGGCGGACGCCAGCATCGTCGCGTTCGCCGTGGTCATGCTGGTCGTGTCACTGCTCGTCGTCTGGTTCTGGCGGCGGAGCCCACTCGCCGAGCGCGTCGGACCGACCGCCGAGCAAGGATGAGCGGGTCGGGACAGTGTGGCCCCGCCCCGGAACCGTCAGCGGGCCACGGCGAGGGCCACCGTCCTCACTCTCTCGCCATGATACGGTCCAGTTCGGCCTCCTCGTGGACGAACGGCTCACCGCTGACGTCCACCGTGACGCGCGCGATATCGCCCGTGAACGCGAACGGCGTCTGCTCGCGGTAGACATCGGTGACGGCGTTCACGCTGTCCTTCCCACAGCTCAACCCGGCGGTGAGGCCGGTCGTGATGGGGGTCGTGACGGGCACCTCGCCTTCGCCGACCTGCCGGTCGTCGTAGAACAACCGGACGGTCCCGGGGACGCCCTTGCCGGTCGAGAGATCCGGTTCACCGGTCGCCTCGAACTCCATGCGGACCGACACGTCGCCCTCCGGAAGCGGCTCGTCGGCGACCACCTCGTACTCGTCGACGCCGACGTAGTTGTGGACGTACACGAGGCGGTTGTCCGTCACGTACAGACTGTAGCCGCCCGACCGGCTCCCGTGCGCGAGCAGGGCGCCTTCCGCACCACCGACCGGAATCGTCAGGTCGGCGGTGATGCTGTGGTCGCGGTTGAACACCTTGACCGCGGCGTTCTCGGGGATGTATTGGCCGCCGGGGTGGTAGACGTACTGCTCGCGCGGTTTCCCGGGTTGGGGGCGGGCCTCGGCGAAGCGCTGGACGCTGCGGCCGTCGAGCGGCAGCACGTCGTGCTTGCCGGCTTCGGTCCACCAGAGCTGGGCGAGTTCGAGCACCTTCTCCGGGTGTTCGCTCGCCACGTCGTTCGCCTCCGCGAAGTCCTCCTCGACGTGGTAGAGCTCCCAGCCCGAGTCCTCTATGGTGGTCGCCGAGAGGGCCTCGGTGGTCATCGGCTCGCCGAACGGCCACGGGCGGACGGCGCGCCAGCCGTCGTGGTAGATCGCTCGGGTGCCGAGCATCTCGAAGTACTGGGTGACGTGCTGTTCGGGGGCGTCGGGTTCGTCGAAGGTGTAGGCGAAACTCGTCCCCTCGATGGGCGACTGAGAGTAGCCCTTGACCTCCTCCGGCGGGTCGATGCCGACCGCCTCGTAGATGGTCGGGGCGACGTCGATGGCGTGGACGAACTGCTCGCGCACCTCGCCACGGGCGTCGATTCCCTCGGGCCACGAGACGACGAGCGGGTCGCTCGCGCCGCCGCGGTAGGTCTCTCGCTTCCAGCGACGGAACGGCGTGTTCCCGGCCCACGTCCACCCCCACGGGTAGTGGTTGAAGTACTCGGGGCCGCCGAGGTCGTCCATCGCTTCGAGGTTCTCCTCGAGGTCCTCGGGGACGTTGTTGAAGAAGCGGTTCTCGTCGACGGAGCCGGTCGGGCCGCCCTCTGCGCTGGCACCGTTGTCCGAGACCAGCATCACGAGCGTGTTGTCCAGTTCGCCGAGTTCCTCGAGGTAGTCGAGTACCTTCCCGATCTGCGCGTCGGCGTGTTCGAGGAACCCGGCGAACACCTCCATCATCCGACTGTAGAGGCGCTGTTCGTCCTCGGAGAGCGAGTCCCAGCGCTGGACGTCCTCGTTCTGCGGCGAGAGTTCGGTGTCCTCGGGGACGACGCCGGCCTTCTTCTGCTGTTCGAGGATCTGCTCGCGAGCCTGGTCCCAGCCCATGTCGAACTCGCCCTCGTACTTCTCGATGTACTCCTCGGGGACCTGGTGGGGGGCGTGACAGGCGCCCGGACAGAAGTACGTGAAGAAGGGTTTGTCGGGGTCGACCTGCTTGGCGTCGCCGATGAACTCGATGGCGCGCTGGGCGAGGTCCTCCGTGAGGTGGTAGCCCTCCTCCGGTCGTGCTGGGGGCTCGGTCTGGTGATTGTCGTGGATCAGCGCCGGCGTGTACTGGTCGGTGTCGCCGCCGAGGAAGCCGTAGAACCGCTCGTAGCCGCGGTTGAGCGGCCACTGGTCGTAGGGGCCGGCGGCGCTCGTCGATTCGGCGGGGGTGAGGTGCCACTTGCCGAGCGCGTAGGTGCTGTAGCCCTCTTCGACGAGGGCCTCCGAGACCATCCCGTTCTCGTGGGGGATGTGCCCGTTGTAGCCGGGGAAGCCCGTTGAAACCTCGGTGATGGCGGCCATCCCGTTCGAGTGGTGGTTCCGGCCGGTCATCAGGCACGAGCGCGTCGGCGAGCAGAGCGCCGTCGTGTGGAAGTTGTTGTACCGCAGCCCGTTCTCGGCGAGGCGGTCGATGTTCGGCGTGTCGATGAGGCCGCCGTAACAGCCCAGCTGGCCGAAGCCGACGTCGTCGAGGGTAATCAGCAGGACGTTCGGGGCGTCCTCGGGGGCGCGAGTCTCCTCGGGCCACCACGGTTCCGATTCGTCGTACGTACGGCCGATGTGGCCGTGAAATTCTCGTTCTGGCATACGTCTATGTCACGGCGCGTTCGGCCGAGCCGAGTCGGCCCCGCTCGGCACCGAACCGCTCGGACCGAGTCTCGAGGCTCCCCGGCGTCGAGCAGGCGTCAGCGCCGACAGCATGCCTTGGCGACAGCCGATTATAGTTATGAAACGCCGATGAGATGTAAGGGGACTCCTACTCTCGAGAGAAGCTCGAATCCTGGCGACACTGTGGGTGTAATCCGCACGCTGAAACACATAGCAGACTGAATCGGGGCCATCCGCTCACGGGGAGGAGTCGACTCGAGGCACACAGCCAGTAATGTAATATTACGATTACTTGGGCCGTCCTGTCGTCGACCCGTCTTCCCCCGGTCGCCGCTCGACGCCGTCGGGACGGGCGGGGGCGACCGGACGGTGACCGGGTCTCGGTTCAGTCGGCCGGTTCGCTCACCTCCAGCCCGAGGTCCTCACAGAGCAGCGAGCAGACGTCCGCCTCGGCGTCGAAGCAGTCCGGGCAGTTCGGCGACCGGTCGATGATGGTGTCCAGTCGCTCGCCGACCCGCTCGTCGATGACGCTCTCGAGCTGGCGGGCCTCCATCCGGAAGTCGTCCTCGACCTCCAGCACCTCGACGAGGAACCGCTCGATGATGCAGTAGGTCTCCAGCGCCGAGCGGGCCATCCGGATGCCGTCGTCGGTCAGCGAGACGCCCTTGTACTTCTCGTGGTCGGCGAGACCGCGCTCCTCGAGCTTCCCGATCATCTCGTTCGCACTCGCGGGTGAGACGCCGAGCCGGTCGGCCACCTTCCCGGTCGAGGCGGGGCCGTCCTCCTGTCGCTGGACGAGGTAAATCGCCTTCAGGTACTGGTTCTGCGTGTTCACGCCGACCACCTGTCGCTGTCGTTCGTGTTCATTCGCGTGCCTCCATCAGTTTCGTGACTCGTTCGACGCCGTCGGCCTCGTCCTCGCGGATACCCCGGAGCACCTCGAGCAGGTGCTCGCGGTCCACGCCGAACCTGACGTCGGAGCTCTCGATGGCTCCGATGAGGTCGTCGTAGAACTTGTAGGCCGTCTCCTCGTTGGCGAGCTGGTCGTACAGCACCCCGTCGGTGTTCGTGTCGGGCTCGTAGCGTGCGGCCACCAGCTGCTCGATCTCCTCGTAGGCGACCGGGTCGGCGTCGAGTTCGTCGACCAGTCGTTCCAGCTGGGCTCGGTGCCCGGCCGACTCCTCGGCGGCCTCCTTCAGCAGTTCGATGGTCGGCTCGTCCAGCTCGTCGTCCAGTCGCTCGTGGTGCTGGTGGGCGCGGGCCTCGACCACCTCCTCCAGCACCATCCCGATCTGGAGGAGCCGTGCGAGCTGGTGGTCCGACGCGACGGGGTACGAGAGGCTCACGCGCTCACCTCGCGGCCTCTCGCCGTCCGGTCGTC includes the following:
- a CDS encoding succinylglutamate desuccinylase/aspartoacylase family protein: MSSIHDTPRPFRYDAEVDPGEVRHIQYEVGETYLGRPVELPVTIINGEHAGPRLCLSAAIHGDEVNGVKVLQEVADRYDPADLHGTIVCLHVVNVPGYIAQQRYLPIYDQDLNRSFPGTEGGSTASRMARVIWDRFVSKCDIGLDFHTSTRNRMTVFHGRADMEDEGIQRLVEAAGIPLVMSGQGSSGMLRRVATENGTPIVTVEMGEANRFQPMLIDLGVQAVENVLAAYEMYPEATPRRPEFQKVLTSDDQKKWIRADHGGLVEMKWGPLPIVDEGETICVVSDHFRTEEHVVTAPFDGFLAGILANPRVLPGHPLVHLVEITEEDREHVRRSYEQVGFARHGTFHWMGKMGEQLAEPLLEDGPDEHADDD
- a CDS encoding DUF1254 domain-containing protein yields the protein MATAIDPKIESLAEDAYLYGLQQVIFYETRYNYTQKEDSDVYVGINRWDRPNDGQPITADFEEIVTPNATTLYAMAFLDLQEEPVVVEMPEVTDRYFSLQMMDQYGQYFHFAGNQFDGTDARSYLILPDRYEGLVPGEFPTTDVVDAPTKTVFAIVRYALHDPTDDAEVAHVNDLQERSTITPLGEWLENDHAGVPQAERSVVPGDYATVPRMDDLTTRQVEKQTAEDFFTLLDLVLNDPSMSLVDDSLAEREMLDRLAAVGIGPGMDFEWSALDGPTQEALTTGVQNGFETVKRTGRERLQEVNGWMSFGAVRRGAFRTDWLTRAVLADFGWGGPDWIGSHTAFWGFTDANGDPLDGSKRYTITFDLDDLPPATQFWSIPIYDEQGYFVDNELDRYSVNSFMLDEGRLHVDGGELVVYVQHERPSDPDAAENWLPAPEEGFRFTARFYGPRWSLIDGSYEMPPVVPEAE
- a CDS encoding bile acid:sodium symporter family protein; amino-acid sequence: MAVVLESLATLSVLVFVVTSMLAMGLSLTVGQILDPLGDLRLVAKALVANFVLVPIVAYLILLMIPLTEAQSVGLILLATAAGAPFLPKLVEVAKADVAFGVGLMVLLMVVTVAYVPIVLPFLLPGVQVNPLEIASSLVVLMLLPLAAGLFVNARYGDTAERLQPTVNQVSTTALVFLVVLMLVLNFETLLSVVGTGVLVAFAILIAVSLAVGWLLGGPAAETRPVLGLGTAQRNVAAALVVGAANFDDPNVVVMLVVGATLMGLLIVLAGELGRRTGRQQPLPITEEATYED
- a CDS encoding bile acid:sodium symporter family protein codes for the protein MLSALGPVVDALFLVLGRLQGLLVVISIVCIMAAMGTQLTRGDVLRTIREYALVTRWLVANLLAVPLFALVLGVVFGLPEPILVGLLLVAVAPGAPFIPQLVAMTGANSHEATRLTAALTIVATMTVPLLVAFTLALLDVDTRFAPWRFLLPLLVVLVVPLFVGGYLRDRRPAFASALAPRLTALSNLTLLAALVVVPLLDPGATLRVFATLLGTGALLVMAVFVLLTILVGWVVGGPTRQNRRILALGTAGRNVNVALFIATGAFPASEADASIVAFAVVMLVVSLLVVWFWRRSPLAERVGPTAEQG
- a CDS encoding arylsulfatase, with protein sequence MPEREFHGHIGRTYDESEPWWPEETRAPEDAPNVLLITLDDVGFGQLGCYGGLIDTPNIDRLAENGLRYNNFHTTALCSPTRSCLMTGRNHHSNGMAAITEVSTGFPGYNGHIPHENGMVSEALVEEGYSTYALGKWHLTPAESTSAAGPYDQWPLNRGYERFYGFLGGDTDQYTPALIHDNHQTEPPARPEEGYHLTEDLAQRAIEFIGDAKQVDPDKPFFTYFCPGACHAPHQVPEEYIEKYEGEFDMGWDQAREQILEQQKKAGVVPEDTELSPQNEDVQRWDSLSEDEQRLYSRMMEVFAGFLEHADAQIGKVLDYLEELGELDNTLVMLVSDNGASAEGGPTGSVDENRFFNNVPEDLEENLEAMDDLGGPEYFNHYPWGWTWAGNTPFRRWKRETYRGGASDPLVVSWPEGIDARGEVREQFVHAIDVAPTIYEAVGIDPPEEVKGYSQSPIEGTSFAYTFDEPDAPEQHVTQYFEMLGTRAIYHDGWRAVRPWPFGEPMTTEALSATTIEDSGWELYHVEEDFAEANDVASEHPEKVLELAQLWWTEAGKHDVLPLDGRSVQRFAEARPQPGKPREQYVYHPGGQYIPENAAVKVFNRDHSITADLTIPVGGAEGALLAHGSRSGGYSLYVTDNRLVYVHNYVGVDEYEVVADEPLPEGDVSVRMEFEATGEPDLSTGKGVPGTVRLFYDDRQVGEGEVPVTTPITTGLTAGLSCGKDSVNAVTDVYREQTPFAFTGDIARVTVDVSGEPFVHEEAELDRIMARE
- a CDS encoding metal-dependent transcriptional regulator, producing MNTQNQYLKAIYLVQRQEDGPASTGKVADRLGVSPASANEMIGKLEERGLADHEKYKGVSLTDDGIRMARSALETYCIIERFLVEVLEVEDDFRMEARQLESVIDERVGERLDTIIDRSPNCPDCFDAEADVCSLLCEDLGLEVSEPAD
- a CDS encoding ferritin-like domain-containing protein, whose protein sequence is MSLSYPVASDHQLARLLQIGMVLEEVVEARAHQHHERLDDELDEPTIELLKEAAEESAGHRAQLERLVDELDADPVAYEEIEQLVAARYEPDTNTDGVLYDQLANEETAYKFYDDLIGAIESSDVRFGVDREHLLEVLRGIREDEADGVERVTKLMEARE